In Flavobacterium gelatinilyticum, a genomic segment contains:
- a CDS encoding YtxH domain-containing protein, which yields MSNNSNTVAAILAGAAVGAALGILFAPDKGSKTRAKIKEGIDDAKHNLQDSFEASSEVLRDKFTSATQNIDGTLTDLLSNVSHKTEEVITFLETKLADLKAQNAKLQK from the coding sequence ATGTCAAATAATTCAAATACAGTTGCAGCTATTTTAGCTGGCGCTGCAGTAGGAGCAGCACTTGGAATTTTATTTGCTCCGGATAAAGGATCTAAAACACGTGCTAAAATTAAAGAAGGAATTGATGATGCTAAGCATAATCTGCAGGATTCTTTCGAAGCAAGTTCTGAAGTTCTTCGAGATAAATTTACAAGTGCAACACAAAATATTGACGGAACTTTGACTGATTTACTTTCAAATGTAAGTCATAAAACAGAAGAAGTGATTACTTTTTTAGAAACTAAATTAGCTGATTTAAAAGCACAGAACGCTAAACTTCAAAAATAA
- a CDS encoding glutamine--tRNA ligase/YqeY domain fusion protein, translating to MASEEKSLNFIEQIIEEDVKSGLSNTKLRFRFPPEPNGYLHIGHASSIALNFGLGIDYQSPVNLRFDDTNPEKEEQEFVDAIKKDVEWLGYTWAEECYASDYFQQLYDWAVLLIKKDKAYVDSQSSEEMAVQKGTPTTPGTDSPYRNRSVEENLDLFERMKNGEFEAGTHILRAKIDMKSTNMLMRDPIMYRILHKHHHRTGDAWKIYPMYDWAHGQSDYLEQISHSFCTLEFLPHRELYDWFLDQIFDDNKLRPKQREFARRNLSHTVVSKRKLQQLVKEKHVNGWDDPRMSTISGLRRRGYTAASLRNFANTIGIAKRDNLINVSVLEFCIREDLNKIAPRVMAVLDPVKLVITNYPEDKEEWLEAENNQEDENAGFRKVPFSRELYIEREDFLEEAPAKYFRLTLGKEVRLKNAYIIKGESVIKDAEGNITEIHVTYDTDSLSGSGTEASQRKVSGTLHWVSIKHALEAEVRLYDRLFTDEAPDSYKEKNFLDFVNPNSLEIVTGYVEPSLSTAQNEDKFQFQRLGYFTVDKDSTPSKLVFNKTVGLKDAWEEKGKKEENSINNSLKEINKYFKVETKPERIAIESAIGENIKNVSSFSLIQNSLKKNINNNKASLLFSQFILKYSNWKSVDFEEEDIKKLYSMSLKSESTYVRSKALLNLRDIENESLRNQYDDEILKLYSNPPKNASERENEILAEMVKK from the coding sequence TAATGGTTATTTACACATTGGGCACGCAAGTTCTATTGCTTTAAATTTTGGTTTAGGAATTGATTATCAATCTCCTGTGAATTTACGTTTTGATGATACAAACCCTGAAAAAGAAGAACAGGAATTTGTTGATGCTATTAAAAAAGATGTAGAATGGTTAGGATATACCTGGGCAGAAGAATGTTATGCTTCAGATTATTTCCAACAATTGTACGATTGGGCAGTTTTATTAATTAAAAAAGATAAAGCGTATGTAGATAGTCAATCTTCTGAAGAAATGGCGGTTCAAAAAGGAACTCCAACAACTCCAGGAACTGATAGTCCATACAGAAATCGATCTGTTGAAGAAAACCTGGATTTGTTCGAAAGAATGAAAAATGGTGAATTTGAGGCTGGTACACATATTCTTCGTGCAAAAATTGACATGAAATCAACAAACATGTTAATGCGTGATCCTATCATGTACAGAATTTTGCACAAACATCACCACAGAACCGGAGATGCCTGGAAAATCTATCCAATGTACGATTGGGCACACGGACAAAGTGATTATTTGGAACAAATTTCACACTCATTTTGTACGCTTGAATTCTTGCCTCACCGTGAATTATACGATTGGTTTTTAGATCAGATTTTCGACGATAATAAGCTTCGTCCAAAGCAAAGAGAATTTGCTCGTCGTAACTTATCGCACACAGTTGTTAGTAAAAGAAAATTACAGCAACTAGTTAAGGAAAAGCATGTTAACGGTTGGGATGATCCAAGAATGTCAACCATTTCTGGATTAAGAAGACGTGGTTATACTGCTGCTTCGTTACGTAATTTTGCTAACACAATTGGTATTGCGAAGCGTGATAATTTAATCAATGTATCGGTTTTAGAATTCTGTATTCGTGAAGATTTGAACAAAATTGCACCTCGTGTAATGGCTGTTTTAGATCCTGTAAAATTGGTGATTACCAATTATCCAGAAGATAAAGAAGAGTGGTTAGAAGCTGAAAATAATCAAGAAGATGAGAATGCAGGTTTCAGAAAAGTACCTTTTTCTCGTGAATTATACATCGAAAGAGAAGACTTTTTAGAAGAAGCTCCGGCTAAATATTTCCGTTTGACTTTAGGAAAAGAAGTGCGTCTTAAAAATGCGTATATTATTAAAGGAGAATCAGTTATAAAAGATGCTGAAGGTAATATTACAGAAATTCATGTTACTTATGATACCGATTCTTTAAGCGGAAGCGGAACAGAAGCAAGTCAAAGAAAAGTATCTGGAACCTTACATTGGGTTTCTATAAAACATGCTTTGGAAGCAGAAGTTCGTTTGTACGATCGTTTGTTTACAGATGAAGCTCCGGACAGTTATAAAGAGAAAAATTTCTTAGATTTTGTGAATCCAAATTCGTTAGAAATCGTAACCGGATACGTTGAACCAAGTTTATCAACAGCTCAAAATGAAGATAAATTTCAGTTTCAACGTTTAGGATATTTTACTGTTGATAAAGACTCAACTCCTTCAAAATTAGTGTTTAACAAAACTGTCGGATTGAAAGATGCCTGGGAAGAAAAAGGTAAAAAAGAAGAAAACAGCATCAATAATTCTTTGAAAGAAATCAACAAATACTTCAAAGTTGAAACTAAACCAGAACGTATTGCAATTGAAAGTGCAATAGGGGAGAACATCAAAAATGTTTCAAGTTTCTCTTTGATACAGAATTCATTGAAGAAAAATATCAACAATAATAAGGCTTCGCTGTTGTTTTCTCAGTTTATTTTGAAATATTCAAACTGGAAATCTGTTGATTTTGAAGAAGAAGATATTAAAAAATTATATTCAATGTCTTTAAAAAGTGAATCGACTTATGTAAGATCAAAAGCACTTTTAAATTTAAGAGATATTGAAAATGAAAGTTTGAGAAATCAATATGATGACGAAATTTTGAAATTATATTCAAATCCACCAAAAAATGCTTCAGAAAGAGAAAATGAAATTCTTGCTGAAATGGTAAAGAAGTAA
- a CDS encoding DUF6327 family protein → MEKKKYSSYAEIDRDLEILKLEKEINYQKLVLSFQKTKENITPQNIVNGFVSSYTDYFSNSYSRIIQSVLPYIVGWFINKKRGR, encoded by the coding sequence ATGGAAAAGAAAAAATACTCATCTTATGCAGAAATCGACCGGGATTTAGAAATCCTGAAGTTAGAAAAAGAGATCAATTATCAGAAATTGGTTTTAAGTTTTCAGAAAACTAAAGAAAATATCACACCTCAAAATATAGTAAACGGATTTGTTTCTTCTTATACAGATTACTTTTCAAATTCCTATTCCAGAATCATTCAATCTGTTTTACCGTACATAGTAGGTTGGTTTATAAATAAAAAAAGAGGCCGTTAA
- a CDS encoding competence protein: MAFEELKENTEKIQEQTKVYIDSHLAYYKLWGFKVAMKSTTLILKFILILLCFSMVLIFGSFAAAYAFGSLLESNALGFLAVGGIYLVFTILLFFIKDRVVEGPILEKFSEIFFND, encoded by the coding sequence ATGGCTTTTGAAGAATTAAAAGAAAACACCGAAAAGATTCAGGAACAAACTAAAGTTTACATAGACAGTCATTTAGCCTATTATAAACTTTGGGGTTTTAAAGTTGCAATGAAATCGACGACTTTAATATTAAAGTTTATCCTGATCCTTTTATGTTTTAGTATGGTTTTAATCTTTGGATCTTTTGCTGCAGCATATGCTTTTGGTTCACTATTGGAAAGCAATGCTCTTGGATTTTTGGCAGTAGGAGGGATCTATTTAGTGTTTACTATTTTACTTTTCTTTATAAAAGATAGAGTGGTGGAAGGTCCGATTTTAGAAAAATTTTCAGAAATATTTTTTAATGACTAA